A portion of the Hoplias malabaricus isolate fHopMal1 chromosome 1, fHopMal1.hap1, whole genome shotgun sequence genome contains these proteins:
- the lin37 gene encoding protein lin-37 homolog, with translation MLPMKIKTEKPDSEGAGARNRLDAVLQGLVEKSDSERDQNEEDAGKIVADSVGKDLSPSSVGKRPSSRFPQHRRKKRKEMDDGLSETNQHKQNAYIIKLFDRSVDLAQFSTGTSLYPICRAWMRNNPSVRETAAASPPHSMGEEEAVDMLNGKAENIYRLPPPVPCPVNESGDPVYLRIPPVEKPSSTDSISGAASPMFNHMKHWKKIRQKWKEASNKNQLRYSESIKILKEMYER, from the exons ATGCTTCCCATGAAAATTAAGACTGAGAAACCTG ATTCTGAAGGTGCTGGTGCCCGAAACCGACTGGATGCAGTGTTGCAGGGTCTGGTAGAGAAAAGTGACAGTGAGAG AGATCAGAATGAAGAAGATGCTGGGAAAATTGTTGCAGACTCTGTGGGGAA GGACTTATCCCCGTCCTCTGTTGGAAAAag GCCATCGTCTCGTTTTCCACAACATCGGAGAAAGAAGCGGAAAGAGATGGACGATGGCTTATCTGAGACTAACCAGCACAAGCAAA ACGCATACATCATCAAGTTGTTTGACCGCAGTGTGGATTTAGCCCAGTTCAGTACTGGAACCTCACTCTACCCTATCTGCAGAGCCTGGATGAGGAACAATCCCTCTGTCCGAGAGACAGCTGCTGCTAGCCCACCTCACAGCATGGGAGAGGAGGAG GCAGTAGACATGCTGAATGGAAAAGCTGAAAATATATATCGTCTTCCTCCACCTGTTCCTTGTCCAGTTAATGAATCTGGAGATCCTGTATACTTAAGGATCCCACCAGTAGAGAAACCCTCA TCCACAGACAGCATATCAGGGGCTGCCTCACCCATGTTCAACCACATGAAGCACTGGAAGAAAATTAGACAGAA GTGGAAAGAGGCTTCAAATAAGAACCAGCTGCGTTATAGTGAAAGCATTAAGATCCTCAAAGAGATGTATGAGCGCTAA